A genomic segment from Longimicrobium sp. encodes:
- a CDS encoding amidase produces the protein MTTTAGSTPIHYLTAGETAARIREGSLTSVEAVRACVERIRALNPRLNAVVDLHDAEALVRAQAADAALARGEDWGPLHGVPVTVKDVYDVAGMRITFGWPPMRRNVPRADAFAVERIRGAGAVVLGITNAPLGSYDWQCWNPLHGRTNNPWDARRTPGGSSGGSCAAIAAGFSALELGSDAAGSIRVPTHFCGVMGMKPTETRVSGRGHGRFPGIPYSLRHICTYGPIARSVDDLEMAMRLLVAPDPAFPDAPPVPFRPAPPRDAATLRIAWTDAFGGYPVSAATSAALRGVAAKLEAAGAAVERRAPEAIDGDDALRTWGEINGFETGVALPAYASVPMRFGAAVQFGRGPFSQGLRKGFAFNAKRYFFALDRRDRHCGAFEAFMGGWDAWLCPVAAVSAITHRRTGAAVEVDGRKTSYSLALGAWASMVAMLGAPAVVLPAGRSDEGLPIGIQVVGRRWDDAGVLAVARVIEHLTGGFHPPPALDQH, from the coding sequence ATGACGACGACCGCCGGCTCCACCCCCATCCACTACCTGACCGCCGGCGAGACCGCGGCGCGCATCCGCGAGGGCTCGCTGACCTCCGTGGAGGCGGTGCGCGCGTGCGTGGAGCGCATCCGCGCGCTGAACCCGCGGCTGAACGCGGTGGTGGACCTGCACGACGCCGAGGCGCTGGTGCGCGCGCAAGCGGCCGACGCGGCGCTCGCGCGCGGCGAGGACTGGGGCCCGCTGCACGGCGTGCCCGTGACCGTGAAGGACGTGTACGACGTAGCGGGGATGCGCATCACCTTCGGGTGGCCGCCCATGCGCCGCAACGTGCCGCGCGCCGACGCCTTCGCCGTGGAGCGCATCCGCGGCGCGGGAGCGGTGGTGCTCGGCATCACCAACGCGCCGCTGGGCTCGTACGATTGGCAGTGCTGGAACCCGCTGCACGGCCGCACCAACAACCCGTGGGACGCGCGCCGCACGCCCGGCGGCAGCAGCGGCGGGAGCTGCGCGGCCATCGCCGCGGGGTTCAGCGCGCTGGAGCTGGGGAGCGACGCGGCGGGCTCCATCCGCGTGCCCACGCACTTCTGCGGGGTGATGGGGATGAAGCCCACCGAGACGCGCGTCTCCGGGCGCGGGCACGGCCGCTTTCCCGGCATCCCCTACTCGCTGCGCCACATCTGCACCTACGGCCCCATCGCCCGCTCGGTCGACGACCTGGAGATGGCGATGCGTCTTCTCGTGGCCCCCGACCCCGCCTTCCCCGACGCGCCGCCGGTGCCGTTCCGGCCCGCGCCGCCGCGCGATGCGGCCACGCTCCGCATCGCGTGGACGGACGCGTTCGGCGGCTATCCCGTGTCCGCGGCGACCTCGGCGGCGCTGCGCGGCGTGGCGGCGAAGCTGGAGGCGGCGGGAGCGGCGGTGGAGCGGCGCGCGCCCGAGGCCATCGACGGCGACGACGCGCTGCGGACGTGGGGCGAGATCAACGGCTTCGAGACGGGCGTGGCGCTCCCCGCATACGCCTCTGTGCCGATGCGCTTCGGGGCGGCGGTGCAGTTCGGGCGGGGGCCGTTTTCGCAGGGGCTGCGAAAGGGATTCGCCTTCAACGCGAAGCGCTACTTCTTCGCGCTGGACCGGCGCGACCGCCACTGCGGTGCCTTCGAGGCGTTCATGGGCGGGTGGGATGCGTGGCTGTGCCCGGTGGCCGCCGTCTCCGCCATCACCCACCGCCGCACCGGCGCCGCCGTGGAGGTGGACGGGCGGAAGACGTCGTACTCGCTCGCCCTGGGCGCGTGGGCGTCGATGGTGGCGATGCTCGGCGCGCCCGCCGTGGTCCTCCCCGCCGGCCGCTCCGACGAGGGCCTCCCCATCGGCATCCAGGTCGTAGGCCGCCGCTGGGACGACGCCGGCGTCCTCGCCGTCGCCAGGGTCATCGAGCACCTCACCGGCGGCTTCCACCCCCCGCCAGCCCTCGACCAGCACTGA
- a CDS encoding metallophosphoesterase family protein — translation MPIAALYDIHGNLPALEAVLGEIRREGVDRIVVGGDVLPGPMPREAMEMLMDLDLPVDFIRGNGDRAVLEEMTGIDPTLPASVREVVRWTAAQLDPHHARTIAAWPETLSIPIAPLGDVFFCHATPRDDTGIFTRLTPEDRLLPLFEPLGMPLVICGHTHMQFDRTIGRTRVVNAGSVGMPFGDPGAYWLLLGPDVQLRRTEYDLRATAGRIRATAYPQAEDFAANNVLHPPSEAAMLEAFARAEVR, via the coding sequence ATGCCGATCGCCGCGCTGTACGACATCCACGGCAACCTCCCGGCGCTGGAGGCGGTGCTCGGGGAGATTCGCCGCGAGGGCGTGGACCGCATCGTCGTGGGCGGCGACGTCCTTCCCGGCCCGATGCCGCGCGAGGCGATGGAGATGCTGATGGATCTCGATCTCCCCGTCGACTTCATCCGCGGCAACGGCGACCGCGCGGTGCTGGAAGAGATGACGGGGATCGATCCCACCCTCCCCGCATCCGTCCGCGAAGTCGTGCGATGGACCGCCGCGCAGCTCGATCCGCATCACGCGCGGACGATTGCCGCGTGGCCGGAGACGCTCAGCATCCCCATCGCCCCGCTCGGCGACGTCTTCTTCTGCCACGCCACGCCGCGCGACGACACCGGCATCTTCACCCGCCTTACTCCCGAAGACCGCCTCCTCCCGCTCTTCGAGCCGCTCGGCATGCCGCTGGTGATCTGCGGCCACACGCACATGCAGTTCGACCGGACGATCGGCCGCACGCGCGTGGTGAACGCTGGCAGCGTGGGAATGCCGTTCGGCGATCCGGGCGCGTACTGGCTCCTGCTTGGGCCCGACGTCCAGCTCCGTCGCACGGAATACGACCTCCGCGCCACCGCCGGGCGCATCCGCGCGACCGCCTACCCGCAGGCCGAGGATTTCGCGGCAAACAACGTCCTTCATCCCCCATCCGAAGCCGCGATGCTGGAGGCGTTCGCGCGGGCGGAGGTGAGGTAG